The Camelina sativa cultivar DH55 chromosome 16, Cs, whole genome shotgun sequence sequence CTATACTACGAACAACGAACCACAAAGAGTTTGATACTTTGATTCGTAGAGTATTTCagggagatttttttttttttttttttaccactatGCAGCCATTGAGAAAGATGGTAACTGGTAAGAAAAACCTATGTACATCGAAAGTAAGatcaaataaatgataaaaaaaatataagctaATTGATTAATTGTAAATTGGTTTCTAATTATAAACCTATGAcatttaattaatgtatatgcTTTTTTATTGAGAACTTATAGTAGTCATATATGAACTTCCTTTCTCGCATTGAATAACTTCAATACATACTGTATATTTACAATAGATTCAAAGCGTGAATACAATAGTCGATCCTTGATTCGGAGATTATTCATTCCATAGAAACATAAGAGAGAGCTCTAGCTATTCAAAGACATGTATATACATTGGGTAGGTTTTGCTTTTCGGACCAAAAAGCCTACTTCAGCAATCTCCCATTGACACTGACCACTTAACACACTCTCACACGCATTTCTTCTTATTCACGCCATAAAAAGAGGAAAGGGGCCAAAAATATATGAACCCTCAAttcttcttaaaaataaatacagaaTACAAAATTCACACAGGACTGTCTTCCTGATTAGTAAGCAATGGAACTTTGTATTCATCTTCTTCGTGATGAATAGTTTTGATGGATTTTCTTTCTTCGTTTGGATACTGTTTTTCTTCGATTTCCTTCAATTGTCCCCAAGACACTGTGTAGTATCCCACACCACCTATGGCTGCTCCTAACACACTGCACCCATGTACCAACAAATACTTAACACTTAATTATTACTCATGCATGATAATCATATGCTAATATAAGTATTTATGaggattaataaatattttcacgGACCTCCCGTAATGAAGACTGTTGACGAAGAAGCTGGTGCCAAAGAGTGTTGCCCAAAAGATACCAAAGGGTTTGAATAATGGCACGTAAGAAGGTCCTTTCATTTGGGTGCACTTTACGTGTACACTTGTTCGTATCACACTTCCGAATGTTCCCTGATTTTTATCACATCATCATATTCACTAATATTAGATATGTTTGTTTCGATCGATGACTTTAtgtgtaattaattataaaaaaaaattgaacatgtAGTTTTCTAGTGATAATAGTTATATCACTGCTTGATTCAAATTAACCTTGTGACCAAATgaatgtttctaaaaaaattcaaatgacagtgagagaaaaacaaaatttaccgTGGCGATAATGAGGTAAAGATCGAAGTTAGGCTGGATCTTCCATGCACTTAGGTCTCTTTCCATATATAACGAGAACATCACACACTGGATCGTCCCAACTATGCTGTAAAACGAAGCCACTTTCATTACATGTGGATACTTTTTTACCGTCCCTGtctgaaaaagacaaaaaacaagaaatattaaCCTCAAAACCAATTAACATGCATAAGCATAATGATGGTTTGGAATATACTATTGTTGAGTACCTGAACAACATTGAAGAGGGAGACAGAAAAAACAGCGGCGGCCAAAAAGATACAGCCGAGAAACCAATTGTCGGGGAGGTTGTAGTAGACCAAAAGTTTAGGGATTGATTTAAGAAAACGAGTTGGGGAAGCAGACGAAGCTGGTCTTATGAAGGGACCTTTGTACAACTCTTCAACAAAAGCTCCGCTTAATGAGATTATTGTTCCCATCATTTTAGCCCTCGTACTTGTGTTTCTCCAATCCAACTTgcttcttctatatatacatagatggttattatatatatgaagacgTACATATTACTATTATGTATATATGGAGTTTTATAAATGGTGATGCGAGATGTCTTACCCGAGAACAATAGAGAGTAGGAAGGAGAAGGAAGGGATTTGCAACCCCATTGCACATACGACTATGGGTGAGCTGAAGCTTAGTCCCACAAATGCCAAGTTTTGGAACATAAATATCCTTCACATATGTAAAATGTTGCAATATAATCAGTGCATGTGTATGCATGCATGAATAACATTTCACGTACGTTCAAAATGCATGCAAATGCGTGTGTGCTCGCAAGCGAGCAAACTATTATGACCCAACATATGTCACAcagttttttacaaaaaaaaattagtgtaattacacaaataaaacatggtGTGTGTGGTATGTGCCGCTCACAAATAAACGTCACGACTTGGAAAATAAGAGAACATATTAGGCCTAATTGTATTTTATAACCGAGTAAACGGCAcgcaattttgtttcttttcgaTAGATGACGATGCAAATCCATGTCTTAGAATATTCATTAGCTAGTGGTTGAGACAGTACGTTTATAAACATGGaccttatatattattatttaaatttaaggaCCACCTAAGTTATTGGTATTGCAAAATACAATAATACTAGTAGAATCTGGTCTGTGTCTCAAAATCTATATGATAGATTTCTAAGAAAACATTAACTAATAAAGAGAGATGGATGTACCCACCCGGTGAAGCCTAGAAAGAAAACACGAACGAGAAGTGGCCAAGAGAAGATAGATTGTTCAGTTCTGCAAGTGTGATAACAACATATAAATCAGAAAAGAATCAAGATTGATTAGTGAAGAGAcattatactataatatataaagtatGGAACGTAGACCGACCTCTCATTCctgtggaagaagaaagaaaaaggcaGAAGAAGAATAGATCCAAAAGCATTTGTGTAAACGACGAACACAAAAGGACTCATTCCTCCCGTCAACGCCGTCTTTGCCATAATCGTTAGAGCAATAGTGCATGCTTCCATTATCGCCATTGCTACAAACGGCACGAACTCATCCCTTCTAACTTTCAACTCCATCTCTTCTCGTCTAGCCTTTCAAATAAAAACGGCACGATGTCTCCTAGCTCCAAGtatataggaaaaaaagattagagagggagagagagggagagagagggagagagggagagagaagagagagagagagggagatagaTCTTCAATGCTATTGGAGAAGATACgaaattattggtttaatttctcTAATCATATATAGAGAAGGAGGAATTATCAtacatttactttttatttatcattatcTATTTTTCAGATATAACCTTTCACGAAACGGTGAAGCTACTTTACAAGCGTGATGTAGCTACACGAGTGACTCCACCATTGCACTAAGGGTGATATGCTAcgtcatattctttttttttttttttttacttatcagCATGTGTTCAACCTCAAACATAAATCCAAATAGTGTGATGCTGTTTTCAgataatttccttttatttatgttaCGTCGCGTTTTTCGTCTTATAAGTTATgtaacgtatatatatataattataagttAGAGAGCTTGATTTGTAACGTACGTGGGATCTCCTAATACATCGTCAAGAGTTAATTATGATCGTACGCCAACTAAATCAGCGATTAAATGGAGACCAATACGTTATTTACTTCAAATTTTATCATAtcctatttttgttttaacaatttCTCTAGAATTTATAAATTCATAGTTTCTCAAAACTAGAGGCCTTACAAGAAGCAAAAAATTGAACAAACTTCTTAGAGTTCTTGGTGTCTTGCGACAACATCTTTACGAGGAAAATGTCATGAAGAATTCTGTAACCAATAGTGCGCAAATTTGAAACTTTAGACGGACGATTCATTCGAAAATGATGATACTTTATTCCTAATTTGATGATTAATTGCTTTAAAATTGTGGGATGCAAAGCGTACCCCGTTAGCTTCTTCAGGAGAGAAAGCTCGCAAGTCTCGTCTCCACATTTCCAGCCACAACTCAATGACTCAAGCAGCTCATGTTGGAGTGAAAGATTCACTTCTCTCAACAGTACACTTGCcttcatttttaaagtttgcTCAACTACTTCTACTCTCTCTTAAATTCCTCACTGATGTTTTCAAAAACAACTAATTCGTACctttgtaaaattaattaacttttttttgttgttgttgttaatattCAAAAACTACTGCCTCCTATGGAGGCCATAAATAAAACCCATAATATGTATCTATATATTCTATGACAGTGTAGTtacacctaaaaaaaaaatgtagttacACTTATAGTATAGTAACATCTCACTGAAcatcttcatttttcttttcgtaACGAAGTCCCTAATTGTGAACGTAACGTGAGATACTACCTTAACTTCCACATCCactaacaaatttaaaattagactTGTAAATTTTTGGTCAGAAGACCATTTGAACGTGAAGTAATATTTTAAgcgcaaaaaacaaaaagaaacgacAAGGCATATTGCTGACATATGCAACGTAAAATCCTATAATTGCGATctgcatattaattttataatgtatacaATGGGCCAGGTGATTTGTCTACTCTTGGCTGAGGTTAATTAAGGACCCACTCTAGGAAAATATAAAACCGATGGGGTCCAAATTGAGTAATGATAAAATAGATGACTCGATCGATATTTTTGTCAAGAAAAGAATCGAAGAAAAGGTGTCATTTCTTGTCAACCCCTGCGTTAGACTCCAAGTATTTGATACTGTAATGGTTAGTGGATTCAGATTCATCCAACAAATATGTTAGGTTATGATGGCTCTTAGgcttttttaaaattcttctccctaattcctaaatattttaggTCTGACGCTAGGCCGGTGAGTTTCTAATGATGCTTATTCAGACTATAGTCATTCATATGAGACAACAATAATTTAGTAATTTGGATCATACACATTCGTAGACAGGATAAGTAAGTTAGGATACACAAAAAATTAAAGTCATACAAGTTCGAATACACAGCCATAGATGCTAAAATCTGAGAATTTTAAAGATGAGTTGAACTCCAAATGCGTTCAGAACTCTGACCATTTGGTCAAATTGAGTGACCATACATATTAAATGATGAAAgcaatttatataatttttttgtttggattaaaaattgtataatctGTTCGGCCACGCCAAGgaaacaattaatatatcaaGAGAATAAACATGTCATGACTATTGCAttagatatatttttggttCAACAATTAAGAATATAATCTGTTTAAGTATAAATGCAAATGTGACTCTTCATTATGGTTTTAGGACCAAATTATGAGCATTCCCTTTGTtaggtttgaactttgaactatccttcaaatacaataaaacaaacaagtattgATACGATTTTAGTAAGGAAAAATCATTATTTagcttttttcttatttgcatTTAGCTACAATtattattctttctttgttggGCTATGCACTTAGGCGGTTAGGCCCAACATTTTTCAAATGTTTATATAACCTCTTTAATTCCTCATGTTATAAGTTATAGTATATAACCTAGTGTGCAAAACCTTGCATCTATATTAACTTGGGTCTCAAGAAATGGGCCAAATGTACATTTAAGGCACTTTAAAGGTTGCCTGGAGTGTCCATTTAGATGAGATCATGGGACTGAAGCATTCACcgttcaaaataaaaaaactgacGTTACTCATGCATAATCAACGACTTGACTGTCCATAAGAAATAAAGAACCGTACTCATGTAATATTCGAGACCTAATTTGGATAGACATGAAAACAAGACAAAGTCATTCTAAACCCcaaaatataatatacttttttttataataatcttaataacaattttaattatGTGTTGTTGTTCGGCCAAGAAAGATTGCATTTTGTATTGCATCAGACGTTCACTCATCTCTTTGGAAAATCATGGTCGCTGAGTTGGCCAAAGCACATGAGAGCATGGGTTGCATGcatatatgtattaatttgAGTTAATTTTGGTTGATGTAACCAACCAATCAAACATAATTGCAACAAACAAATGAGTGGCTTCTATCCATTTATATACTAATAGTAAATCAGTATGGACTAAATGGGAAGTGGAGCTGGCAAAAATGAATTGAGTGAAGAATCGACTAATAATATATGAGAAATCATGTTAACATTTATGCAAAGCACATGTATGATTTAAGAAATAGTCCGATCCGATAGAAAGTCCATTAGTTTCATGCACtgtgtgtttattatatatatcaagaaaTAATCGTTGCAATCTCATAGACTTTGATATTCAAACACATCATGTGCTTGCTTTACGTACAAATAATTTACATTGGAAAATGCGGCACCATACCCATACTCATTTCAAAAACAAAGTGACATATTTCGTGTATCAGTTCggaatatatcatatatactgAAATAGTTTTATGTGAATGTTTAAACTATATTATTTTCGAATTACTGTTTTATGGGGGAAAACATGAAAAATGGAGTATCAAATAATTGTTCCGGGATCCCGCCAAATTAACCCAATAAACCCACAAAAGAGGGAAACATATAAAAGTAGGGAGCTGTTTCCATAGACTGCGGTGCCTCTCCTCTTCCATGAATAAAATCCATTATCAATcagtataattttttaaaaaaattacgacatataactaaattatgtaaaactatagattaaaaactgaataaaaagaaaagagaaccatgcAGTTGCAGAAGAAATGATACGTATGGGCATTGGGCAATGATCGGACGGTGAGAAAGGAAGGTAGAATGGGACCCAAAGTGACCCATCAGCCACGTTAAATTGCCGAAAGAAGGGTAATAACAGCAACACCAAATAGTCATTGGTCACTCAGATAGCCACACACATAGCCATCTTGTTTCAAGCtgtcaaaaccctaaactttcgAAACTAGCCCACTTGATTTCCATCCTTCACCAATCATCATTGTTCATTATCACACATACAATTGCATGTGATTCGTAGAGTGGTCCATTTCGTGAAACCACTGTGCCACGTTCTCGACTCTAGTATAGAATTTGTGATTGatcaaatttccaaaaaaaaaaaaaaaaagctaatgtGATTTAACAGCTCAAGCGTCTTTTCCCTTTTTCAATGCTTGATTGAAACTACAAACTGAGGTAACTAGGCTCCGATtgtagaaaatgaaagaaaactatAGGAGTTGTATAATTTCCACACacatatatttttggtatttaagTTCAATATAGATTATAAAAGACTTTTGTAACCATGTACTCCCAATATACTTATATAGATCAACAATGGAGTAAAAATTcacattaaagagaaaaaagacaAATAGAAATGAGAGAGATCGCGTCAATGTCGAGTATCGATGGCAACAAACGGGAGTTTGGAAAAGCTAAGCTGTCGAAAACACGTGCATAGTATCCAGTTGGCACTTACAAACATTGCATTGTGTCGGCCCAAAAACATTTAACAATACAGCCCAACTCTTAGGAACACACCTAcatttgtattattatatattagcCTCATAAATTTCACTATCAATAAAAATCTTTGGTCCCAAAGCTCTTTTATATGTGCGATCAAATCTTCATCAGTAGTTAACAATAGACAAAAGCGAGGTAAAGTAAAAGAAGTGCAGAACCATATATTTTACTTCTCTTCCCACctttaaaaccctaaacctgTGATTGAGAAGATTTTGGAGGAACTCTACATTGTAAAAGATGTTATTGGAATAAATGTTTTAAGACTTTGGAGTGAGCAACTCTACAGCTCGTAAGGAACAACAAAACGCATACATTTTATAGTAGTTTTCTAATATAATCAATAGTACGTAACGCCACTAGTTCAAGTTTCACTTGGTACTTGTAAAGTTGtaatcttaatatagaaacATGGGTAAAACAAATTCTATTTCATATATTATGTACTGAAAAAGGATTAGACAACTGTCCGAGTCACAAAATTTATATAGTGAGTCCAACACgtgatatatattattgtatatacaGCTTTCGTGTTTTATGGAATAATTGAAACCATGCAAAtagatacaaattaaattaaacgaCCGACGTTACTAATACCTTTTTTTCTATTGGATAATGCTTTCTCATTGCAAAAATAATAAGGACAAACAGATCGAGCGTGTGGACATAAGCgagcatttaaaaaaaaaacacattccaCAATTGTacaaaattaatagaaataaaaataaatagagtaAAAGACTCTTACTGGTTTAGAATCATAGACTCTATATAAATATGTACCACCCGCACGTTCGTTTGCATCACAACTTTAAAGTGTTGTCCTTAAACAAAAAGGCAATGGAGGAGTCGAAGAAATACAAGAGGATGGGAACGAAGCAGACgatgaataagaagaagaagaagaacaacagaACGAGTCATGGATCCGGGTTGCTCCAAATGAAGGTGAGGAGGCTCCAAATACTGATACCGGGAGGGGTAAGATGCAACCACCCGGATCTGCTTTTATTAAAGACAGTTGATTATATTGTGCATTTGAAGGTGAAGCTAAGGTTCCTTAAAGCACTCTCCGATATGTACTCTCTTTAAACATCGTAAAAACTCGAAACATTCTTCTTATTCTCGATCGTCCTCAGTACTATATCGCTATGACGCTATGatgtcaaaattttaatattccGTTTATGGATTTATCATTTGTAGACTTTCTTTGTCGTTTTTATTACcttctttgatatatttttgtcaatgtttATACGTGAATCCGACAATTAGTTGGAAATTTGACTAATCTGATATATACTAATGTCCAATATGCTTTTGTGAACTTTTGGGTCCTTCTAGTTCTATCTATTTCAAGGCCTTCGTATGCTATATAAAGtctcttttgacaaaaaaacaaaaaaaacataagttttTATTGCGTAACATCCCGGTTTTTAATTGGTAATTGGGctggtttattttcttttcaacccAATTTGCTAAGGTGAAGACTAGTTAGTGTTTTTTTCATATGCGGATACGTTTAATTAGATAGTTACTTAGTTTAAGGTTAAGCCATGTAGATCtatggattatatataaataatcttagTTGATTGTTGAGtgtataacaataataatatatatataaatatataattactaaataaaaggtaaggaaaaaaaattagtaataggatttgagaattaaaagaaagatattttaaaacggaTTGCGTGGTGTGTGAAATGCATGTTTGTgtgataaaataaattgtttgagTGTGACGAGAAAATGTGCCAAGAGGCACGAAGAAGCGGGAGAACTGCAGAGAGTCCTACAAGGaattttccttgtagttgtgtggtggtctacggGCGCGGAATGCGGGTAGATCAAGATTGGCTGACGAGCCAACACGTGGTTGTGCGTGGAAGAAGTGtgaaagcatgaggaatccaGATACGCAAGTGAaaatgtgcaggaagaagtgcgaaagcataAGGAATCCGGTAATGCACGACGATGGTTATGGGACGTAGTCTCATTTGTGTGATGTGTGTGTGTCGTTGACACGTGTTTGATTGCTTGTCTTAGGTTTAGACTTTGTGACAGTCTAAGCATGTTT is a genomic window containing:
- the LOC109129603 gene encoding uncharacterized protein LOC109129603, whose protein sequence is MYHPHVRLHHNFKVLSLNKKAMEESKKYKRMGTKQTMNKKKKKNNRTSHGSGLLQMKVRRLQILIPGGVRCNHPDLLLLKTVDYIVHLKVKLRFLKALSDMYSL
- the LOC104750869 gene encoding WAT1-related protein At1g70260-like isoform X1; this translates as MELKVRRDEFVPFVAMAIMEACTIALTIMAKTALTGGMSPFVFVVYTNAFGSILLLPFSFFFHRNERTEQSIFSWPLLVRVFFLGFTGIFMFQNLAFVGLSFSSPIVVCAMGLQIPSFSFLLSIVLGRSKLDWRNTSTRAKMMGTIISLSGAFVEELYKGPFIRPASSASPTRFLKSIPKLLVYYNLPDNWFLGCIFLAAAVFSVSLFNVVQTGTVKKYPHVMKVASFYSIVGTIQCVMFSLYMERDLSAWKIQPNFDLYLIIATGTFGSVIRTSVHVKCTQMKGPSYVPLFKPFGIFWATLFGTSFFVNSLHYGSVLGAAIGGVGYYTVSWGQLKEIEEKQYPNEERKSIKTIHHEEDEYKVPLLTNQEDSPV
- the LOC104750869 gene encoding WAT1-related protein At1g70260-like isoform X2, producing the protein MELKVRRDEFVPFVAMAIMEACTIALTIMAKTALTGGMSPFVFVVYTNAFGSILLLPFSFFFHRNERTEQSIFSWPLLVRVFFLGFTGIFMFQNLAFVGLSFSSPIVVCAMGLQIPSFSFLLSIVLGSKLDWRNTSTRAKMMGTIISLSGAFVEELYKGPFIRPASSASPTRFLKSIPKLLVYYNLPDNWFLGCIFLAAAVFSVSLFNVVQTGTVKKYPHVMKVASFYSIVGTIQCVMFSLYMERDLSAWKIQPNFDLYLIIATGTFGSVIRTSVHVKCTQMKGPSYVPLFKPFGIFWATLFGTSFFVNSLHYGSVLGAAIGGVGYYTVSWGQLKEIEEKQYPNEERKSIKTIHHEEDEYKVPLLTNQEDSPV